The following is a genomic window from Hypomesus transpacificus isolate Combined female chromosome 14, fHypTra1, whole genome shotgun sequence.
CTGTAAAATTAACATTAGTTTAAATAATATGTGAAAGCATTTCTGGGTCATTAGTTCAATTCAAATTGCACTGCTATTTGCAAAGGAAATGAAGAGTTGAAAGCCACAGAGATAAGAGAACATCCTTCCTGTAACACACAGATCTGTAGTTTGCTGGTCATGATACAAAACTCCGCAGCATACGACACATAACGCTTTCTTGATTTCTGAGTTTTATAGCCGACTGACAACTTGCATCAACCGAAAATCTTTTAAATAAACAAATCTACTTTAAACCTTTGGACAATTTTGAGGTACAACTGCCAGGAGGTTTCTTGTAGTTTGATCATGTTTTTACATATTTATTGGCTAGTATCGGGACTTGTTATTTCATCAGCTCTCAGAATTCTTGACAAACCAAACTGCACACAACAGGTAGGATGGTACTTTTATGTGTGCAAACAAACTGGGTTCATTAGGACTACGGAAAAACGTGTTACATCTGATGTCTGTTATGTCCTCATATTAAATAAACTGTCTGTAGACTATTACTCTGATAGCCTGATACTACTATGCACTGATGCGAAGGGCCACTGATTAAATTATTGTATTGATGCTTTTCAAAAACGTTCAATATATACATTGCTTTTTTACATATTCACCCTATTTTTGTTTCCAGGACCTTAAATGCAGCTTTCAAGTTAGTAAGTATCCTAATCATAGAAGTGCAACCACATCTACTGTATGTATTAAGGTAGATTGAAGAGAAGGATTGAAATTATGAATTAAGCTTAACATGTAGCATTTTTCTCCACCAACTGTATCAGACAACTGTTCGGGTGAGGGCTGGATTGTCCCCAATTCTCATTCCCCTAGTCGTCCCATGTTGCTGCCTGTGGAAATAACAAAGCTGGACCTTCAACCTGTCATTTTTGTCAAATGGAGTGCTTCTGCTGATGGTAACACAGCCTGCATTTCTCCAACTCAATCTGTGGCTATTTACTGTAGGTCACCATGGCGCCAAATAGCTCACACACAAGCCTCTCTTCTGTTCAACTTGTCCGACCTAGCCCCTTTGCCCTTCTACAGGTAGCGTTACCAGGCTAAAAGGAACTGAGGTTCACATCCTAGATGAAACCAGCAACCAAAGCTTGTGTGTGACTTATATTTTCCATAATAAATTAGGGAATACCAGGAATCCAAATGGTCAAATGGTGAGACAATCAGTTTATGTAGTATTTCTGTTTTCACAATTTGCATTTATGTATTGTATTTAATGGTATTTTGTTTTTGCCTTTTGTTTTGTAGTGGACATTTTCATTAGATAATGTTGTGGTGGAACCCAGAAGCTCATATTTAGTCTCAGTTAATAATTTACCAATGGGTTTAAATTTCAAGAATGAAAAAAGAATTGCAATTCCAGGTACGTCACTACAGAAAatgttacacacacagattgcACAAATTTGCCACAAACAGTCAGCTGTAAAGCTGCCACCTTGTGTGCCATTAGTCAAGACAATATTCTTCTTAGGATGTGAGGATCCTAAGATACAAGAGGCCAGAGTATGTGTGGAGAATGGTAAGGTATATATGCAAAGTAGTTGCTCATTCAGTGGGTGATCCGTGAAGTGGATAACATTTAGGAACATATTTTATACTGTATTATTCCAGGCAGTCTTTGGGATCCTCACATGGTCGTGGATGGCAACAAAACAGAAATGATAGTATTGACGTTTGACACAGGACCATTTTCTGAACATTACTTGGTATCCATCCATTACCCTGGCTTTCAGTACACACAGAATGTGTCGATGGTACAGTATATGGTGATGTAAACTCAAAGAAAATTGTTTTAACTGTGAATAATGTGTGTTAAATTATAATATATCGATATTAAACAACAATCTCTCCTAAATCCCAATATGTTTCTCATttattgtgtttactgttttcaCACAGGAGAACAGAACTTCCTTAAATGTGACTTTTGAGTTGAATAAATTGCAGCTGCCTCCTTGTGAAATTGTCTTCAGGGTAAGTAGTTTTTCCCATCTATGTTATACCCATAAAACTATGTGAAACAATTAAAAATTTTGAACTAATCCTAAACACTCGCTATCAAAAGATTCAGCCATTTTTTAAACAGTGCAAGAATGACTGTAAGCATCACAGACTGAGCTTTGATTACTGCTTTTGTGAGTAAACATTCTTCTCCCAAATAAAGGTTTGAATAACAACAATCTCGATTTATTCAAGCTGTTCTTTGGATACTAATTTTGTTCATAATGTTTAATTACAGACTACCCTAGACTACCCTCTTATAGATGGCCTTTAATAATAATGACAACATTGGGACTAGTGATTTGTGGTTTCCTAGCTTGGTTACGACTAAGAGCATCACAGACAGGTTAGTTATAAGCAGAACAGACCTGCAGAATTTCTTTTACCAAATGGAAAATGTGTAATAGCATACAGCATTTAAAATATTAATGTTGCTTTAAGTCTATGGACATGCTACAGTATGCTGGGAGGAAGTACTGTGACAGTACAAAACAGACAAAtccttttcctttttctctGTCACCCCGCATAGCTTCTGAAGAAAGCCTGTCAAACACTTCCAAAGCTGAACCTGAGGACATTTTagtgaaaggaagaaaaaaggtTTTCATTGTCTACTCATTGGATCACCCTCTATACAGGAACATTGTGCTCAAACTCTGTGCCTTTCTTTTGGCCAAATGTGGCACAGAGGTGGTTCTGGATCTGCTGGACTCTACCAGACTGGGTATGGTGGGCAGCTTGCAGTGGTTGGATTGGCAGAGGCAGAAGATTGATAGGACTTCAGATAAAATACTGATATTGTGTTCCAGGGGGGTAAGGGCCAAATGGAGTGCTATGTGCGGCGGGGAACCAGTCATTCTGAAAGAGGACGCACAGTCACCAGTTGGCGACATGCTCACACCAGCCCTCAGTATCATGGTTCCCCACTTGGTGCACTCAGCATCCCTCCAAAAGTACATTGTTGCATATTTTGAGAATGTGAGTTCAAAAGATGATGTCCCATCTCCGTTCAACATCACAGTGAAGTACAAGTTGATGAAGCACTTTGAGGAGGTATTTTTCAGAATCCTGGATGTTGAAAAGCAGGAGCCAGGCAGAATGAATCGTATAGAGGGCTTAGCAGAGGATGAGTACTTTCATTGTTCCTCAGGAAGAGCCTTGAGGGACGCCATTGAGGAGTTCCATGCCTACCAGCTGGACCACCCTCACTGGTTTGAAGAGGAACTGATAAAAGATGAATTTTTGGATGAATGTTCTTTTGAGGCATTCACAAGGGCAGAAACAGCAGAGAGTGTCATCACTAAGAGTTTGTCAGAACTCAACTTTTCGCTCTCATCAATGAATAATCAAAGTGAACACAATGATAGAAAAACAAGACATTTCAAAGGACCAGCTTCCACACTGCTTTACCGAGAACATAATGTAGATTCATGATCAAAGATAACAGTAATCCCCTTACTGTAGGTCCAGATGTGAAttgcagagggagagactgaatgTCCGACCAGGATCCATTCTCTCATCCAACAACACTGCTTTATGGGTCAAACTTTCAAAAGCATTTACTAAATTTGATCTACCTTTTGGCAACATTCAAGCAGCATTTATTTTTGAAGTTACAAATTTGGTAAATGTGTAATTATTGTAGAGTATATCTATGaatgaaaatatgttttggtTCAATTCTGTACTTATGCTTTCTACTTAGTTGTGCTAACTTGTGAAAACTCAGTGATTAGTAGGTACTGAGTAGTGTAGTCTATGCAAGCAAGCTGTGCAAACAGTGCTTGGGTCAAAGTTCATTT
Proteins encoded in this region:
- the LOC124476654 gene encoding interleukin-17 receptor A isoform X1 codes for the protein MFLHIYWLVSGLVISSALRILDKPNCTQQDLKCSFQVNNCSGEGWIVPNSHSPSRPMLLPVEITKLDLQPVIFVKWSASADGSVTRLKGTEVHILDETSNQSLCVTYIFHNKLGNTRNPNGQMWTFSLDNVVVEPRSSYLVSVNNLPMGLNFKNEKRIAIPGTSLQKMLHTQIAQICHKQSAVKLPPCVPLVKTIFFLGCEDPKIQEARVCVENGSLWDPHMVVDGNKTEMIVLTFDTGPFSEHYLVSIHYPGFQYTQNVSMVQYMENRTSLNVTFELNKLQLPPCEIVFRIQPFFKQCKNDCKHHRLSFDYCFYYPRLPSYRWPLIIMTTLGLVICGFLAWLRLRASQTASEESLSNTSKAEPEDILVKGRKKVFIVYSLDHPLYRNIVLKLCAFLLAKCGTEVVLDLLDSTRLGMVGSLQWLDWQRQKIDRTSDKILILCSRGVRAKWSAMCGGEPVILKEDAQSPVGDMLTPALSIMVPHLVHSASLQKYIVAYFENVSSKDDVPSPFNITVKYKLMKHFEEVFFRILDVEKQEPGRMNRIEGLAEDEYFHCSSGRALRDAIEEFHAYQLDHPHWFEEELIKDEFLDECSFEAFTRAETAESVITKSLSELNFSLSSMNNQSEHNDRKTRHFKGPASTLLYREHNVDS
- the LOC124476654 gene encoding interleukin-17 receptor A isoform X3, which gives rise to MFLHIYWLVSGLVISSALRILDKPNCTQQDLKCSFQVNNCSGEGWIVPNSHSPSRPMLLPVEITKLDLQPVIFVKWSASADGSVTRLKGTEVHILDETSNQSLCVTYIFHNKLGNTRNPNGQMWTFSLDNVVVEPRSSYLVSVNNLPMGLNFKNEKRIAIPGCEDPKIQEARVCVENGSLWDPHMVVDGNKTEMIVLTFDTGPFSEHYLVSIHYPGFQYTQNVSMVQYMENRTSLNVTFELNKLQLPPCEIVFRIQPFFKQCKNDCKHHRLSFDYCFYYPRLPSYRWPLIIMTTLGLVICGFLAWLRLRASQTASEESLSNTSKAEPEDILVKGRKKVFIVYSLDHPLYRNIVLKLCAFLLAKCGTEVVLDLLDSTRLGMVGSLQWLDWQRQKIDRTSDKILILCSRGVRAKWSAMCGGEPVILKEDAQSPVGDMLTPALSIMVPHLVHSASLQKYIVAYFENVSSKDDVPSPFNITVKYKLMKHFEEVFFRILDVEKQEPGRMNRIEGLAEDEYFHCSSGRALRDAIEEFHAYQLDHPHWFEEELIKDEFLDECSFEAFTRAETAESVITKSLSELNFSLSSMNNQSEHNDRKTRHFKGPASTLLYREHNVDS
- the LOC124476654 gene encoding interleukin-17 receptor A isoform X2 is translated as MFLHIYWLVSGLVISSALRILDKPNCTQQDLKCSFQVNNCSGEGWIVPNSHSPSRPMLLPVEITKLDLQPVIFVKWSASADGSVTRLKGTEVHILDETSNQSLCVTYIFHNKLGNTRNPNGQMWTFSLDNVVVEPRSSYLVSVNNLPMGLNFKNEKRIAIPGTSLQKMLHTQIAQICHKQSAVKLPPCVPLVKTIFFLGCEDPKIQEARVCVENGSLWDPHMVVDGNKTEMIVLTFDTGPFSEHYLVSIHYPGFQYTQNVSMENRTSLNVTFELNKLQLPPCEIVFRIQPFFKQCKNDCKHHRLSFDYCFYYPRLPSYRWPLIIMTTLGLVICGFLAWLRLRASQTASEESLSNTSKAEPEDILVKGRKKVFIVYSLDHPLYRNIVLKLCAFLLAKCGTEVVLDLLDSTRLGMVGSLQWLDWQRQKIDRTSDKILILCSRGVRAKWSAMCGGEPVILKEDAQSPVGDMLTPALSIMVPHLVHSASLQKYIVAYFENVSSKDDVPSPFNITVKYKLMKHFEEVFFRILDVEKQEPGRMNRIEGLAEDEYFHCSSGRALRDAIEEFHAYQLDHPHWFEEELIKDEFLDECSFEAFTRAETAESVITKSLSELNFSLSSMNNQSEHNDRKTRHFKGPASTLLYREHNVDS